A stretch of DNA from Phycisphaerales bacterium:
ACCTGCGGGTGGTGTTCCCCGCGTTCATGGTGGTGATCGGCGTTGAGGTGTTCGTGAACTTCGTGCTGGGGGTGTACCGCCCGCGACGCGCGGGGGAGACGCCGCGGCCGGCGTTTGATTCGCGGCTGCTGAGCTTCGTGGCGGCGCCGGACAAGATCGCGCAGTCGATCAACGAGGCGATCAACTACCAGCTGGGCTTTGACGTCACGGGCGGGTGGTTCTACAAGCTGCTGAGCAAGTGGGCGCTGCCGCTGCTGGTGTTCGGGCTGCTGATCGTGTGGGGGCTGACGAGCGTGGTGATCGTGAAGCCGCACCAGCGGGCGATGGTCCTGCGGTTCGGCAAGCCGGTCTCGACGCAGGATCTGGGGCCCGGGGCGCACTTCAAGATGCCCTGGCCGATCGATTCGGTCTACGTGCCCGAGTACTACTCGAAGGACGAGAAGGGGCGGTCGAAGGTCACGGACCGCACGGCGACGGGCATCCGCGTGCTGGACCTGGGCACGAGCCCGCCGGCGATCAACGACGCGATCCTGTGGACCAACGACCACGCGGGCGACGAGGTGTACCAGTTCGTGCGGGCGAGCGCGTACGACCAGGGCGGCGCCCAGCAGGAGCTGGCGGACCTTGCGATCGTGTCGGTCGAGATCCCGATGCACTACACCGTGAGCGACGTGCGGCTGTTTGACGAGCTGGCGCCGCCCGACAAGCGGGACGACGTGCTGAAGGCGGTGGCGCGCCGGGAGCTGACGTACTACTTCCAGCGGGTGCTGCTGGACGAGGTGCTGGGTGGGAAGCGCGAGCAGATGTCGCGGGACCTCAAGAAGCGGATCCAGCAGGCGTACGACAACCTGAACCCGGACCCGGCGACGGGGAAGGCGCGGGGCGCGGGCGTGCAGATCGTGTTCCTGGGGATCGCGGGGGTGCACCCGCCCAAGGAAGTGGCCGCGGCGTTCGAGGGTCCGGTGATGGCGGACCAGCGGGCGGAAGCGAATATCGAGGATGCGCGGGCGTACGCGATCATGAAGCTGGCGGACATCGTGGGGAACGTGACGCTGGCGCGGAGCATCATCGCGGAGATCGACGCCTTCGAGCGGATGAACCAGGCGAAGGCGGACCCCAAGGCGCTGGAGGAGCAGGAGCTCAAGGTGCAGGGTCTGATCGAGAGCGCGGGCGGTGGCGCGGCGATCGCGCTGGCCCAGGCCCGGGCCGACCGCTGGCAGGCGCACATGGGGATGAAGGGGCGGGCGGCGCGTCACCAGGGGCAGGTGGCCCTGTACACGGCGGCGCCCGCGTACTACAAGGCGTCGCGGTACTTTGATTCGCTGAAGGTCGCGATGGCGAACGCGCGGGTGTACATCACCAGCGAGGAGATCCGCGACCTGCGGACGGACATCGACCTCAAGGACAAGACGGTGGGCGTGGACGTGTTCTCCGAGAAGGAGGATTGACGTCCCCCGCGCCCAAGTTGAGCAAGAGCATCGAGAGAGTCGGATTGAGACAGGACCGGATTTGACACAAGGGCCGCCAGAAGGGGCGGCCTTTCCAGCCAGGAGCCTCCACGTGCGTCGAGCGCTGACCTACTTCCTGACCGCGGTATTCATCGTCGCCCTGCTCGCGTTCACCATCACGTACCAGGTGCGGTTCACCGACGCGGCCGTGGTGACCACGTTCGGGCGCGCGGAGGAGGCGGACGTCCGCAACGACGCGGGCCTGTACTTCAAGATGCCGTACCCGATCCAGTCGGTGACGATCTACGACAAGCGGATGCGGATCCTGACGAATAAGTTCGAGCAGCTGGCCACGGCGGACAACCGGCAGGTGGCGGTGGAGACGTTCTGCATGTGGCGGGTGGAGAACCCGCTGCGGTTCTTCCAGAGCTTCAGCAACGCGGGGCTGCGGGCGGAGGAGCACTACGCGAAGGCGGAGGGGGCGCTGCGGCAGAACCTGCGGGCGGCGGCGGCGCTGGTGAGCCAGTACACGATGGACGAGCTGTTCAGCGCCGGCAAGGGCGGCAGCAAGCTGCCCGAGCTGCAGAAGAAGATGCTGGAGACGTTCCAGGGCAGCGCCGACCAGAGCGGGCTGAAGCTGGCGGACTACGGCATCGAGGCGGAGGACCTGGGGCTGATGCGGGTGGTGCTGACGGAAGAGGTCTCCAAGGCCGTGATGGAGCGGATGCGGTCCAGCCGCGAGAAGATCGTGAAGGACACGCAGAGCCAGGGGCAGGCGATGGCCAACGGC
This window harbors:
- a CDS encoding SPFH domain-containing protein; the protein is MRRALTYFLTAVFIVALLAFTITYQVRFTDAAVVTTFGRAEEADVRNDAGLYFKMPYPIQSVTIYDKRMRILTNKFEQLATADNRQVAVETFCMWRVENPLRFFQSFSNAGLRAEEHYAKAEGALRQNLRAAAALVSQYTMDELFSAGKGGSKLPELQKKMLETFQGSADQSGLKLADYGIEAEDLGLMRVVLTEEVSKAVMERMRSSREKIVKDTQSQGQAMANGIRSQADSDANRISQFAENLAQKIRAQGEFEAVQYYQQMNDHPELAQFNANMEFIREVYAKRMTMVVSAGMPGIGLMFPDAVEQMRTGKIPSIVKPAETRTTGTENNPGGTKVSSEGTTATPAEGGR
- a CDS encoding SPFH domain-containing protein yields the protein MRADYLTYRRATSESVRGLLLQAVLAIGVLIYAIVGSDDAAMSAAAFIGIGVLGWLTLAVVYDQHRRERIEAIENEALATAPTAGTSVFEKQDEFLPAARRLAGLYKFFVPIMSIVIGSLLVGIGLWRFMVNKDGLGELGTAAVGRAGWGLGVGGLAAVIGFTFARYTAGLAKMPAFSNLRAGSSFAVGAALLGLTLAIGKFVHMLGPDVVVKYLRVVFPAFMVVIGVEVFVNFVLGVYRPRRAGETPRPAFDSRLLSFVAAPDKIAQSINEAINYQLGFDVTGGWFYKLLSKWALPLLVFGLLIVWGLTSVVIVKPHQRAMVLRFGKPVSTQDLGPGAHFKMPWPIDSVYVPEYYSKDEKGRSKVTDRTATGIRVLDLGTSPPAINDAILWTNDHAGDEVYQFVRASAYDQGGAQQELADLAIVSVEIPMHYTVSDVRLFDELAPPDKRDDVLKAVARRELTYYFQRVLLDEVLGGKREQMSRDLKKRIQQAYDNLNPDPATGKARGAGVQIVFLGIAGVHPPKEVAAAFEGPVMADQRAEANIEDARAYAIMKLADIVGNVTLARSIIAEIDAFERMNQAKADPKALEEQELKVQGLIESAGGGAAIALAQARADRWQAHMGMKGRAARHQGQVALYTAAPAYYKASRYFDSLKVAMANARVYITSEEIRDLRTDIDLKDKTVGVDVFSEKED